The following nucleotide sequence is from Zingiber officinale cultivar Zhangliang chromosome 10A, Zo_v1.1, whole genome shotgun sequence.
TCGCATACAATCTATCAGAAGGTGGCTCCGGTGTTGGGGCTGAGAGGGGAGAAGGAGGCGTCGGTGAGGAGGGCAGCAACACGACGGCTATGGTGACCTCAGCGACGTCGGCCTggaggagagaaaggaagaggcagCGGCGTCCTCGCGTGCATCTATGTGACGGTCAGGGCACGAAGAGGCGGTGGTGCCGCTCGACTATAGGGGAGAAAGTGGCGGCCGCGATAGCGGTGGCGTGAAGAGGGAGAAGGGAAGGCGACGTTGGTGTCAAAAGAAAGGAAGGAGGCGATCGTCGCTCAAGGGTGGCGGCGAGAGAGGCAGAAGAAACTCCCCCTCTTCGTTCCTATTTGCGACAGAAGAAAAACACGAAGCCCCCCTCTTTCACGCATGAACAGTGCCCTAAAAAGGGCTACTATAGTAAAATGACCAACATACCCCTCCCCTCTCTACTtaccacatcacaagcctccccttcaagtttagtcgaaggaggtgcaagTCCGACTAACTAGACCGAGCCCACTTAAAATAGATCGCTATTGAATGCAGAATCAGATCACTGGGCTCGTCTTATCACGTCGAACAAGCAACAATATTTTGTTTCAAAATCCCCAAGAATTGCTAGCTTCAAATCTCCACGAAACCTCCTTTTTTAGGGTTACTTTTGGGCTAAAATACGTCTCCTAATCGATTAACATTACCCAATGACGTTTTTTTACCcgatcaatcgattggtgagACACACCAATTGATTGTTAGATGCCAATCGATTCCCTTAATCGATTTCGTATCCTTATGTTTACTCAATAAAACATTGTTAATCAATTGCAGCAACCAATCGATTGCACCAATCGATTCTGGATCATTATGTGCCCACGAAATAAGGTCCTAATCAATTGTCTTAGgccaatcgattgcccaaccctaaaccctaaatccgAATTTAGGGTGTACCAATCGATTGAGTTTCAAGAAGACACCTTCCCCTTTCAGTACTGGGGATTCCACTTGCAGCGGAGAAGTTGAGGATTGTAAATTATGGGCCCTTACTTGATGCTATCAAAACAAAGATAAATACTTGGCTGAATCATACCCTATCATATGTGGGTCGATTGAAATTGGTTAGATCAGTTATTCAAGGGGTGGAATATTTTTGTTTCTCCATGCTTCCCATCCTTAGTTCTGTTATTAAGAAGATTAAAACTATATGTAAGATGTTTAATTATGTGGTCCTCAAAGCATCCCCCAATATCATGGGCCACAATTTGTCTTTCTAAGCAGGATGGTGCATATGGAATTCATGGCCTACATGCTTGGAATGATGCTCTACTAAGCAAAATGTTATGGGGTATTCAATCCAAAATGGACTCTCTTTAGGTGAGTTGGGTGCATCACCACTACGTCAAGGGTGCTGATTTTTAGTAATGGTAGGTCAAACCTTTGGACTTTCCTCTTATAAAGAGATTGGTGGATATACGCAACAAAATCCTACAGAAGTCTAATGGACAAGGAACGACCAACATGAAGATGATTGGGTGGTTTGCGGTGGAGAAGAAAGGGATTGTACTTGCATATGATTTTTGCAGACCAAGAGGATCGGTAGTGGCTTAGGTTCTGGTGGAGTGGAGGTTTGAAATCATGTCAAAGCATCGATTCATTGTATGGTTACTTGCACATGGGAAGTTATAAACAACAGACAGGATGTCATATGATTCGAACAAAGAGTGTGTCCTCTGCCGGCGGCAAGATGAGTCTAACGATCATCTATTCTTTGAGTGTTCCATCACTCATGCACTATAGGCCAAGGTGAAGGATTGGTTAGAGATTACACATGATGTTCAGACATCAGATGGGCTTTTTTAGATATTATGGCAGCATTATAAGAGAGGCAAAAGGAAAATGAAGGCGAGGCATCTTGGGATTTTGAATATGATCTATGTCTTGTGGGAAGCTCGAAATCAGTGCCGGTTTGATGGAGTTGCTCTAGATGTTGATAGGATGTTTTGTAAGATCCAAATACATGTGTATCGCTTTGTGGACTTGCAATGAGTATGTTATGTGTTTAGTGATTATAATGCTTAATTGAGTGGATTAGGTAGTTGAGAATGTGAGTTGGTGGTAGCGAATACCTCATGTTAGAGGTTAATTGCTACTACTAGCTCTTGATTTGTACGTTGTTGGGTGTCTTTTGAGGTATAACCTCTTATATACATTTACCTATTTCCTTTGAATCACGATGCCCTCTAAAATTTTTACCCCTGCGATAGGATAAACCACGACCTCTAATAGAAACTTGGGATTTAAGAACTTGATTAGATGGTTGTGATAGGGAAAATAATCAATTAATCTTCACTTCATAGGATTTCAGAATACCTTGTCGATCCTCCAAATTCATGCTCTTTAAATCTCTTGTCTGTTCAATAACAGTAACAagactaaaatatttttcaagaagAGAACAAAGTACCTTTTGTACAATTATCAGATCATCCAAAGCTTCACTACTCAAAAGTCATTTGATTCACTATAGAACCAATTTTTATGAAATACTCAAGAACACTATCATTTTCTTTCATCTCCAATTTTTCAAATTCTAATCTCAAAATTTGAAGTTGAATATTCTTCACTTGTTCATCACATTTATAGCTTTTTGTAGAATTTCTAATGCAAATCCAACCCAATATGATTCCTAGAATTTCATAGGGGTATGATTTTTTACTCGGGACTCAGAATCAGACTCTGTCAAATTTCACGCATATAAAATTTAGAGATCTATATTTCTTATAGAGAACGTAACCATAACCACCAACTTTTGGGCCAAATTTCACCATTTATGCCCGATTTGAAGCCTCTAAagattttattcctatttttagtaatttttatttttatgatatttagggTAATTTTAGTATTTCTGATATTTATGGGTCATAGTTTGTCTATATCAATGTCctgttttattaattttgtttttttttcaggaGATTTCTTTATCTAGGaagatctcttttctttctctttgaAATAGGAATTGAGATTTAGATATTAAGATTTCTTTTTTTCTTAGTTTGAGGGTCTAGACTGtatataaacatatatttaaCTATTGAGGAATTAATTCTCTATTCTTAATAAAGTTTCTCATTTTGGTGGTTTCTCTTCTTGCCTTCTCCTTGAACCACTCTTCTCGTCAGCCCACAAGATAATCGCTATCTTACCCGGCATCAATTTCCCAagcttgtgttggtgcgggaagcatccgacagtcgaacctgtgttttgattatgtcaaagggtccaaagttaagttgttttgttatctaacaagttaaatgagattgcaggaaagtcctaagtgtatttaggcaaaagtcctagctgcggttaggcaagtgaaaacctctaggggaaggtaaccctaggtcatagggggtggtaaccctaggcagaaagtcttggcgggtcgagggcttcgggcaaaagtcctagagttgagaactctaggtggaaagtcctggtgttgcgaaccaagtgaaagactgggtgggtcgtggagtggacgcccagcggaaagtcctggagcctcgagtgctgagcaaaagtctagttggtaTGGAgaatcaactggcaacaggtaaactctcctgagaggagtagatgaggacgcgttccccggtgagggaacagtaagcgtcggttcgacctaggattttcggtcggaaattcgaagtcagaactagaccgtccgatgactgtcaaattctatattttattaTGTTCTAACTTTGTTCTGTAGGGTATGTTgtactaacgtattttgcaggaaATGAATTGGAATGTGTGCCTCAAGAGACTGGTTGAAGACCTTTGTGCAGCAGGACAAAGGGCGCCCTCATAGAGCTTGAGGGGGCCCTGGACGCAGGTGGAGAGTGCCCTCCATgtagttggaggcgccctcaggaggATAAGCCGCGAAGAAGTCAAAGCTTATCGATGCTGCATTTTTGgcggggttgagggcgccctccatggtgttaGAGGTGCCCTCCACAGGTTATAAAATgcagtctcgagcagcagcaaggAACAACAACGAAAACGCGATCCATCTTCCATGCACTGCTCGAAGAACCACCCaataaagctatagcaagacaCCGACAACCTGAAGCCTCGAATTTCCTATTCttaaagttgttggtatattttcttactgCACATAATTGTTGTACTCTAAAATTGTACTCttgcgaacttatagtgattgcaaaaagtaaacgctcaacgagcgtgagtcttggagtaggagtcgccccaagctccgaactaagtaaaaaatccttggtgtttgcGTTTGTATTGTTTACTTTTCCGTTGCATTTACTCTTAGTTTTCCGAAACGAACGTGAAAGCGCTTTCAATCCAACAGCTTGCTTTGATGTTGTTGCTTTGAAGATTTTCTCATACACCACTTTGTCTATTGTGAGATTGATCTAATTGAGAGCATGAGTGCTCTTCTGATTATCCACCAAACTTTCTTTTCAACATCACTCAAGGCTTCTTCATAATCAACCACTACATTATTCAATCAAACTTAACTTGATGAAGACCAAAGCAATTTGGTTGAGTTTCAATAATACAATTAGTTTGGTCTTCCAAATATACAATTTGGTTTAGACTTCCAACATACTAGTTGAACTGGATCTTGTGGCTTCTGAGTTCAAAGTTTCGATCTTTGTCTTTGTAGTTTGGATTTTTTTAGTGTAAATAGTGGAGGTAGGGTTTTGGGGATTAATCTTTTCTTTGATCCTAAAGTTAAGGTTTTGTTCTTCCTCCTTCAgcattagagtttttttttgcTTATCACTCCAAGAAAAATGGGTTAGAAGGAAATGTTGGATGGAAAAATGTATTCCAAATGTGTTTGAGAGTTGTCTTAGGTTTAGTCTCCCATTAGAAGTTGTATGACAAGAACATTGATTTAAATAGAATAATAATTGTGAATGTTGTGAATATAAAGGTGACACAAGGGTGTAAATCGAAGATCTGAATTTCACTTCAGTCAAGACATGAATTACACTTCAGTCAAGTGACTTGTGTACGAGCCCTCATGTGCTCTTTGAAGTTGGACTAGTTGGAACAAAAATTGTCTAAGTGAATCAGACAATGATTTTACCAATGTAACATATTTTTCCTGTTGTAGAAAAAAATGTGTAATGGACATATTAATAATCGCTCTATTTGTATTTTAGTAAACACAGGAACTAGAAGTTTCACTTCAGTCTTCGGGGAAATGGAAGGGAACCTGATGGATTTGTTTGTATTTTCGAGATACCGGAGCTAGAAGTTTCACTTCAGATAGTTGGAAGGAAACCTGGTTCCAAATGCCTAGAAGTTTCCTGCTGCTACAAAGGAACAATAAACCTACAATTACTTACTAAGATCGAGTTTGGACGTGATAGACGAGAAGGCAACATTCTCTCCCTCATCTGACAATCTCGAAGGGCACCATGGGTTCCATGGAAGAATTGACATAATCACGGAGAACCGACGGAGAAGAGCTTCCAACCATAGCCAGCAAACTGTCTCCCTCTTCCAGATTAACATTTCCCCAAGGATGTATCTTCCACCTCGTCAGTGCCTCCAGCTCCATAGCCACTTCTCTCATCAACGGTCGGTCATTGCTTTTCAAGCTCAAGCATCTCATTGCGAGCTCCGCGGCTGCTTCAAGCAACTCCGGAGTTCCTTCTTCGACAACGCGTTCCTCCAATATTTCAACAAGTCGTCCAGAATTCACGCAGTCCATGAAAAGTGTGGCTAAATTCTTGACAGCTTGCGTCTTAGCCACAGGCTTCTTCCCTGTCAAGAGCTCAACCAAAACAACGCCGAAACTATAGACGTCGCTTTTATCAGTGAACTCCCCTGTTTGGAAATATTCCGGGTCCAGGTAGCCAAAGGTGCCACGAACCAACGACACCAATCCGTTCTGATCCAGAGGAACCATTCTGGAAGCTCCGAAATCGGATACTTTTGCAGTTAAGTTGTGGTCGAGAAGTATGTTGGTGGTCTTGACATCTCTGTGGATGACGGGAGTAGAAGCCGCAGAGTGGAGGTAGGACAAGGCTCCAGCTACTTCCGAAGAGATCCTTAGACGAGCTTCCAAGGACAGAGAGCCTCTCTTGCCTTCATCGTGGACGTGGTGGGCGAGCGTGCCATTAGGCACGAACTCGTAAACGAGCATGGGGACTTGAGACTCGAGGCAGCACCCCAGGAGCTTCACCACATTCCGGTGATTGATACTGGAGAGAACCTCGACTTCATTTATGAACTGTTGGACTTCGGCTTCGTCGTTGCTTATCTTGGCCTTTTTGATTGCGATCACGTTTTGATTAGGAAGTACGCCGCGATAGACTGTTCCGGTGCCGCCCTCGCCGAGGATTCGGCTCTGGTTGTAGTTATCAGATGCAGCTTCAAGCTCCTGTGAGGAGAAGAGTCTGATGTCCGGTCGCAACGAACCGCCGTTCTTCTCAAAGAAGTGCTGCTTCAGCTCTCCGAGCTTTCTCTTCTTGTGAATCCAGTACAGCCATGACCCAATCGCAATAAGGAAAAAGAGGCTCAATCCAACACCTGCATCAATGTTCAAAAACAAATATCAATTACGTTTTCTCATATAAACCACAtacaaaaaatgattttaataactTGTGATTATTGCACACGTTGAGGATTTTATTAGTTAGTTATCTGAACAAAAACTGGCGTACAAGGCCCTGATCAAGATTAAATCCCGCTCGCTCACATCATGATCAGGATTAAATCTGGCCCAATCACGTGAGACTTACAAGCCCTCCACACGATTTCTCCGTGCGAGGAAGGGGCACACCTATTTTGTTCGAGCCCACATCTTGTTCTGGTTATCTCGCTATTGAGTGGAAGCATTGAGAAATGACAAGATTATCGCTGTTAATTACTTGTTTGATGACAGATGCTGCTACTACCATGTTTTTGGTTGTCATTTACGAAAGGGAATGTTTTAATCGAACCAATTCTGTTTCAGGAGCAAGAGCTCGAGAAGTCTGATAAAAGGATTAGAAATGGAGAAACTACGTAGTGGATGTATAGCATCAAACGAGTACCTAAACTGAGATACAGTAATCTCAGTATGGACTTGCATCCGCTTCCATCTCTTTGGCCATCTCCATACATGTACCATGGGCATGAGCAAGAATAGCTCCCCTCTCTATTATGGCACCGTTTGACACATGGCGAAGGAACAGCTGAGCACTCGTTGATGTCTGATCAGATTTTGCAAAGAGATCAGATGAAAAAAATACTAAAGCAGGCAATCAAGCTGATTCACAAAACAAAAGTTAGAATTTGGGGATTTTATAGGCTTAATTAAGTTGACTTACCTGAGCATCCATTTGAATCATTGAGGTACGGGTTGCCGTGGAAACCTTGCGAACAATTACAGAGGTAGCCCGGACCATTAGTAGAGTTCAAGCAGTAGCTGTTGGGGGAGACGCACGCGAAGTCGCGAGTGCCGTTTGCTTGCTCACAGGTCTGGTTCATGATGGCCCAATCCAGCGTCAATGGCTCATTCACCCTGTTGCTGTATTCGGTGAAGCTAGACAGGGTAAAGTTGAGTTTGCCCACGTCGGCCAGGAAGGCGTAGCTGCAGAGGGCGAAGCTGCAATTGGAATGATTGTTAAAGCTATCGACGAGCAGACTAAAGCTGCGGAGATCCTTGGGAATTGGCGCGGTGCAGCAGCCGATGCCGGAGCATGTACCATTGGGCATGAAGCTGGCGTTGGTGAAGTAGGACGAGCATCCAGTCCTGAAAGTGTTCTCCTCATCGTTACTAACAATGTAGCCGTGGGCGTCACAGCCGATGGCCACGAATCTGTTCCGGTCACTGGAGAACTTGTAGTTTGGGAGACCGATAATACTTATCGAGGCCGAGATATAATCTGACAGGCTTCCGTTCTGGTAGTAACAATCTTTGGCGATATAGTTGTTGACGACGAGGGTGCCCTGGAAAAGCTGGATGTCCACCATGTCGATGTTGCCGCCGAGGCCGAGGTAGGGCGTGCCGTCGGTGCAGTTGATCTCGAAGCCTGGACGGGAGCAGCCGGAGTCGATGCCGAAGGGGTAGGGGATGCTCACGTTGCCGCACTTGGACTGGCACCCTGGTCGCACCCACCTGTCCGGCTGTCCGCGGAGTCGACCGACAGCGGCGGTGCTGTTTGGGGGGTTGCCGCTCCTGCTAGCAGCACAAGGCAGAGGAGCAGCAGAAACAATTGCTCCGGCCAGGATGCCATCTTCCTTTGTCGATTAACCGGATTAGCAGCTCTTCGATGACGGCAACAAATTGGTTTAGCTGTTAAATATATGGATGAATTAGTACGTACATTCAGAGTTGATCTAGTCAAGCAAATTGGGCGTCAAACTGTAATTTTATATACTTGCTTCGATGGCgaatttttcttttctctatttatttaatataaatataatttatatttatacgACCGATTCAAATATCAACTGTAGCAGGGGTCATGAAATGCATGATAATATAATTCAACTATTTTCAATCGACTTGGTTGATGGTTTGTGGTATTTTTCCTGTTCGCAGTCTGATGGTTCGCTATCCAAATGGTTTAATTTGAATTCTCCACTTTTTCTTTTGTTATTTCTaatcatttattatttttgagAATGATATATTTTGTCCATTAGCTGAGGGGAATCAACCTCTGCCATTCTTGTTGTTTTCTTTGTTACCATCAACCTCGACTTTAATCTCAACATGACAAATTTCCAAGGAGCCCATGGAGATAATTGGAGTTTCTCTAAACCTGTATATTATGCTTTAGATTTTACTCTTCGGTTCGGCTTTTGTATCGATGGACTAGATAGTCGTGTTAATCCAGTCGCTAAATCAGTAGAAAAATTTCCAAGGCCAAGCTAACCTACAAAGATTCAAGATCATTCATCTTTATGGTTAAAGAAACTCAAGTACATCTCTACGTGCGCATTGGAACTCTTTACCTCTCATCCTTTTTCTATTCTTCATCATCTattatccttcgatcacagctcGTTGAGTTTGTGCTTTGCTTCTTTGCAATTCTCTTGCTTAATTTTCTGATATTTTGCTGACCTTTACTCCACTCTTTAAATGTTTTTCTAGCTAATGcattttacttttttttcatATCTATATTTTCAACGTTAAAATTTATTGGTTTATATTTACAAAATAGATATAAGGGATTATATTAAATAATGCACGAAACAAGTCTATATGCACTTagtcaataaaaataataaattaaatatagatGGAAGAAGGATTGAATCACTGAAATAACTATGGATATAAgtttgataataaaataaaatagaaataaaaataaaaatgaaatccaCCTAATTATATGAGTTTGACTGATTTTCATAAATATATGGAAATCATTATCAAATTATTATTCTCAAATCCACAATCTAAATACTATCTTTTACGGTATTTCCAATGGTTAGAGTTCTACAAAAGCTTTTTTATGATCCCAATATGCTACATCAATATCCTAAAAACCTATTGAAACATCTCCAATAGTTAGAGCTCTAAATGATTTTTGTAAGATCCAATTCATAACATGTAATTACATGACCATATACATATTAtatcaatttcaaaataaaaaaataatttctaaaatttcattactGCTCTTGAAATATAAAGTTCTAACCATTGCACCCACAATGGTTAGAACTTTTTTGTTCAACTTTTTATTTTACAAGCCTCTTTAAAAATcttagcttggagatgtccttaCCATTATTCCATTCACTCATTTCTAAACTCACCAACCAAACACCACCTAAATTGtaagtcaaaattttatttaacatccCTATAAATTTAATGTGGTTTAAGGGTATTCTCATTAGTTTGAACATTAATGTATATCATCTCTTTAAAAAACATGTCACGTACTCATTATATTAACATTTATCTATTATTAACACATAATCATATTCATTTTAACATTAACATTCATTACTAATAAGTCTTACTATCCACTCATTCATTTTTATTCTTTATATCcaaaatatattttcttattttttttttataaaatctgcTCATTAACAACATTCAAATAATTGAACATAGTTAATGTGTGGGTGTTATAAAGCAAACTTAATTTTATATTGTAATCTAATGGAAATCTTGCTATTATGAAATTTTACTATCTTATTAAGAATTTAGAtcctttattaattaattttgataaagtctAAAGTGAAATTACATTAATGTTCATTTTATTTTCacaatgaaaataattttaacacttattagtaattttctttacaTGTCTTTAGTCATACATTTTATGATTAGCAACACCGCGAATGGAGAAGCTTTTATAAATACATTGGCCtaacaatgttaaaaaaaaaatagttttctcagctttttggctaagatcaagtgcgatattaaattaattttacatGAAGGAGATTCCGTTACAGTAGCTGCATGAACACACCCTTACAAAGTCTAATTTATGGATCTTTTGGCTAATATCAAATGTAGTATttattcttatcagtttaatatctgatataaaaaattaaattattttttttataaacgaGAGTATGTTCCAATAACTTGTTGTTAGATTCTCGAGCATCGTCCTTGTATTGTACTACTACATGACTGCTCCCTTGCATTGTACTACTACATAGCCGCACACTTAGTATTACCAAGCTTAATTTATGGATCTGGGTGCtaatttatatatatgtatatattatattacacatataaTATGTGTGCACcatctaatttaataaaaatatttgttaattaCTCATTTAAAAAAACAAATTGTAACTAAATTAAGGTTAAAGAATTTtgaacaaaattataattttcgaAACTTCATCAATATATTGTACCACGTGAGTGACAATGAAAGCATTTCAGACAATTCAACGTTGATATTGACAAAGGCAACAACAAGGTATTTACTTCGCATGACTTGAGTTTAGTCAATTCtccaattttaaaattaagaataAAATTATAGGGTTAAAAAAAATGCTTCTAATTATCATAgctttaaaaacaaaatttttcaaaagaaaaagtcaaaagAGGTACCGAAGATACTTTGCatgtaaaaataaattaatttaatttggtaaAAAGAACTATATATATAGAGTATGGATGAATATATGAAAACATTTTGGACTTGATGTAGTCAATCAAATTACGGGTCAACTGTAAAGTATACACCTTCTTAGAAAGCGAATTTTTTTTGgctctatatatatttataataaatataatttataagaCCGATTGAAATATCAAGTGTAACAGGGTAATGAAATGCATGATAGTAAAATTCAATGTATTTCGCTTCTTGACTTGGTTCAGTCAACGATATGAAATGCATGATAGTAAAATTCAATGTATTTCGCTTCTTGACTTGGTTCAGTCAACGATGATTTGTGCTGTTTTTCTTGTTCATTTCGGTTCAGTCTGATTGTTCGCAATCACATGGTTTGAATTCTccgattttttttgttattttcgaATCAACATGACAAATTTTCCGTGGAGCCCATGGACATTTGAGTTTTTTCTAAATTAAACCCGTACGTTATGATTTTAATCTTCTCCTTTTCATGATTTCATCAGTTGACTAAATAGATATACTAACAATATCTTATTTTATTAAGGATTTTTATgaagttgaaaataaaattatgttaacctcttttatttttcatattaaaaataattttaaaatttattaaaaaattttaaaattattttttatataaaaatatatattatcatggTTCTCTTTAATCTCATATCTTAGGATTGGTAATACCAGAGgcgaaaaaatttctataattacCTTGGGTAGGTTTTCTTAAaaagtatatttttatttttttaaatatttttattaaaattaaatatagtaTATATTATTAtcaatttaatatctgatataaaaattaaattaattttttattttttttaatgtataaAGAGAGATCTAGAGAGTTTTCGATGACACGCATAAAACAGAAATTAAAGGAGCTGACGGAAATCTCGAGATGCCCTAAGTCTACGTACATTAATACTTGAGATTCATAAATATGAATTAAGGGCATCTCCAATCGTTAAAGATTTGAATGAGCTTTTTTTAGAATTCTAACTTGCCACATCAACATTATAAAAACTCATTGAAACATTCTCGATCGTTAAAGTTTTGAGtgagtttttttcttttttaattctcTCCACATGTAGTTGCATGACTCTATGCATATTATATCAATTTCAATACAAATTTACTATTCTCTctgcaattaaaaaaaatctacacacaatttttttcatttaatatctttatatagtttccatttgatattttaattaattataatatttaatttaatttatttataattaacaattaataaattaattaatttttaatttaatataatttatcattttatttaatattttattattttataaatttaatttaattataataatttgtatatattttttaaattatctcaaatatatttatttttaaaagaaacaaatataattttaattattactaaCTATTTATAAATTGAAAGATTATAATTAAcgcatcaaataatttatttttaaattatttaaaaatgattaatcaTGTACATTAATTATTGGCTCCAccttcccaaaaaaaaaaaacaggtttGAAAACTCAAAccttcttttaaattaaaaatctcaaaCTTCACCTATACAACCATAAAAACTTTTTAatgagatttttaaattttacaacttTCGATAAAGTTTACATGGAAGATGCTCTAAGTCATACAAACTCGTTGGGAATTTGAATGGCAAAAAACAGAAGAGTTGGATGGAAAGATTTCTCATGTGCAGGGGAGTTAGTCACACGTTGAGAAGTGGGTGGGTTGATGGTTAATTTATATTGGATCATAACTATTCGTAAACAAACATGACTTATATATATTATACGGATCAAAGCAGGACCAGTTTTAGTAAAATCTGCCTAAGCAATTTAACTGTATTTTACAACCCGAATCTATATATTTTTGCAGCCTAATCAATTGTGTAACGGATGTATTAATGGATCTTAATGGCATATTCCTAACCTCCTGAGT
It contains:
- the LOC122028036 gene encoding wall-associated receptor kinase 2-like, whose amino-acid sequence is MAATKIMDAALSGVVAPVCCDARRSVGERLLHYARAGEDGILAGAIVSAAPLPCAASRSGNPPNSTAAVGRLRGQPDRWVRPGCQSKCGNVSIPYPFGIDSGCSRPGFEINCTDGTPYLGLGGNIDMVDIQLFQGTLVVNNYIAKDCYYQNGSLSDYISASISIIGLPNYKFSSDRNRFVAIGCDAHGYIVSNDEENTFRTGCSSYFTNASFMPNGTCSGIGCCTAPIPKDLRSFSLLVDSFNNHSNCSFALCSYAFLADVGKLNFTLSSFTEYSNRVNEPLTLDWAIMNQTCEQANGTRDFACVSPNSYCLNSTNGPGYLCNCSQGFHGNPYLNDSNGCSDINECSAVPSPCVKRCHNREGSYSCSCPWYMYGDGQRDGSGCKSILRLLYLSLGVGLSLFFLIAIGSWLYWIHKKRKLGELKQHFFEKNGGSLRPDIRLFSSQELEAASDNYNQSRILGEGGTGTVYRGVLPNQNVIAIKKAKISNDEAEVQQFINEVEVLSSINHRNVVKLLGCCLESQVPMLVYEFVPNGTLAHHVHDEGKRGSLSLEARLRISSEVAGALSYLHSAASTPVIHRDVKTTNILLDHNLTAKVSDFGASRMVPLDQNGLVSLVRGTFGYLDPEYFQTGEFTDKSDVYSFGVVLVELLTGKKPVAKTQAVKNLATLFMDCVNSGRLVEILEERVVEEGTPELLEAAAELAMRCLSLKSNDRPLMREVAMELEALTRWKIHPWGNVNLEEGDSLLAMVGSSSPSVLRDYVNSSMEPMVPFEIVR